AGTTCGTTCGCAAGCTAAAAGAAGTCCTGCTTGCTTATGAAGTAGAAAAAGTCCTAAGTAAAGAGCAAATCATAGAGCGGTATTTAAACGAGGTGTTTTTTGGGCACGGCTATTATGGGGTAAAAACAGCGGCTGCTGGATACTTTCGCAAGCCACTCTCAGCCCTAAGCCTAAAAGAAATGGCGATTTTAGTGGGCCTGCCAAAAGCACCTAGCACCTACGACCCAACTCGTCAGTATGAACTAAGTATGAGTAGGGCAAATGCCGTTATAGGGCGTATGAGAGACCTTGGCTGGATAGATGCAGCGCAGTATCAGCAAGCTATAAACGAACAGCCAAAGGTCTACAATGACACTCTAACGCAAAACAAAGCTCCATATCTTATAGATGAGGCTTTAAAACAGCTAAGTGCCACTATCCCTGATATAAAAAGTGGCGGATATAAGATTACTCTCACAGCTGACTTGCGAGTTCAAAAAATCGCAGAAAATGCACTAAAAGATGGCTACAATGAGATTTTAAAACGCAATAAAAACGCTGATGAAAATGTGCTAAATGGCGCTGCTATAGTAAGCAATCCGCTAACTGGCGAAATTCTAGCCCTAGTTGGCGGTGTGGATTACGCAAAAAGTAGCTATAACAGGGCTACACAAAGCTCACGCCAGCCAGGCTCGTCTTTTAAGCCTTTTGTATATTTAGTAGCGTTAAATCAAGGCTTTAGCCCAGCTAGCAAGGTAGCTGATGTGGCAATGGCCTTTGAGGGAATGGGAGGTGATGGCAAGGCTTGGAAGCCAAAGAACTACGGCGGCGATTTTGCCGGCTTTATCACGCTAAAAGACGCTCTTAAAAAATCACGCAACCTAGCAACAATCAGCTTGCTTGTAGATGTGGGCTTTAATAGCGTTCATAGCAAGCTTGATGGCTTTGGCTTTCGCAATATCCCACCAAATCTAAGTATAGCACTAGGCAGTTTTGGCATTAGCCCTATGGATTATAGTGAGGCTTACTCGCTCTTTGCTGGCATGGGAAATATCGCAAAGCCCTATCTCATCAGCGATATCACAGCTGCTGATGGCACCAGCTCACACTTTGCGCCAAATATCCGTGAGGTAGTGCCTGCTCGCCAAGCCTACTTGATAGTAGATATGATGAAAGCGGTGGTAAACGAAGGCACCGGTCGCAGAGCGCGCGTGCCTGGAGTAGAAATAGCTGGCAAAACAGGCACGACAAATAATAACATCGATGCGTGGTTTTGTGGCTTTAGCCCTGAGCTAGAAGTCATCGTCTGGTATGGAAACGACGATAATACCCCTATGCGAAGAGTAGAGGGCGGTGGCCTAACATCTGCGCCTGTATTTAGCCAAATCGTGCGTGAGTATAAAAAACTCTACCCAGATACAAAAAGCACCTTTAGCGTCCCAAGTGGCGTAAAATCAAGCGGTGGAGTGCTATATACTGACATCTCACCACTACCGCAAAAAGCCGGGCACGATACGGTAGAAATTCAAGAAAACGAGGGACTAATTTTTTAAGCTCTAGGGAATTCTAGAATTCCTTACTATGTCATCCCCCAGCTTGACCCGAGGATCTCTATAGAATTCTAGAATTTCGTCATTGCGAGGGAGCAAAGCGACCGAAGTAATCTTTAAGAAATTCTAAATTTTACTCTAGGAATTCTAGATCTTCTGGGGGTTAGGGGGTGTCTTTTTTTGGGGGATTCTAGAATTCTCTACTATGTCATCCTCGGGCTTGACCCGAGGATCTCTATCCGGAATTCTAGAATTCTTTATGATGAGATCTCCGATCAAGTCGGGATGACACAAGGCTTAGGAAATTCTAGAGCTCTCGTCATTGCGAGCGAAGCGAAGCAATCTCTAGGAATTCTAGATTTTGCCTTAGGAATTCTAGATTTTTGTTCGCTTTTAGTCTAGATAAATTTAGCTTACAAATTTTATAAGGACTACGCCCTAAACCATTAGGGGT
Above is a genomic segment from Campylobacter magnus containing:
- a CDS encoding transglycosylase domain-containing protein codes for the protein MFLGNFYSQMKLDISPIVDYKPKLTTQFFDRNGELIANVFDEKNRRYASFDEIPTRLVEALVAVEDTAFFEHDGINIEAIFRAAIKDIQAMALVEGASTITQQLVKNLVLTREKKFVRKLKEVLLAYEVEKVLSKEQIIERYLNEVFFGHGYYGVKTAAAGYFRKPLSALSLKEMAILVGLPKAPSTYDPTRQYELSMSRANAVIGRMRDLGWIDAAQYQQAINEQPKVYNDTLTQNKAPYLIDEALKQLSATIPDIKSGGYKITLTADLRVQKIAENALKDGYNEILKRNKNADENVLNGAAIVSNPLTGEILALVGGVDYAKSSYNRATQSSRQPGSSFKPFVYLVALNQGFSPASKVADVAMAFEGMGGDGKAWKPKNYGGDFAGFITLKDALKKSRNLATISLLVDVGFNSVHSKLDGFGFRNIPPNLSIALGSFGISPMDYSEAYSLFAGMGNIAKPYLISDITAADGTSSHFAPNIREVVPARQAYLIVDMMKAVVNEGTGRRARVPGVEIAGKTGTTNNNIDAWFCGFSPELEVIVWYGNDDNTPMRRVEGGGLTSAPVFSQIVREYKKLYPDTKSTFSVPSGVKSSGGVLYTDISPLPQKAGHDTVEIQENEGLIF